The proteins below come from a single Synergistaceae bacterium genomic window:
- a CDS encoding iron ABC transporter permease, giving the protein MNSIERRRDFGTAQIILFLSVAILVVVVAVPVLLIFFNAFWVNGEFNIRDVARIIQEPDTWQALVNSLIIATGTTIGSTIVGTFFAWLVTRTDLPYKRFMKSMFLVPFMLPSFIGALAWKMLLSPRAGFINRFFMTQLGFDGPIFNIYSYMGIILVEVMYLFPFVFIQVCGALERMDPTLEESARISGAGLFTITRKITIPLVMPSILSGALLIMLYSMAHFGTVAVLGIENGIFNIPTLIYQRIHQSGGNFASIRTGTVLATALVISAALILWLQGKILNHGHYQIIAGKSFRPMELKLRALRFPLLLFCVVYIGFTIVLPTVVIFLVGGLRTYGLPFTWENLSLDNYKFVLFNYKLTKDAIWNSVTLGFSAAVITMFAGVMISYVIVKMKVRGKGILEFLGMLPFSVPGSVIALGVILAWSGKYGVNLYNTVWIILVAYIARYMAFSLRANSAALEQVHDSLMEAARVCGATMWQTLKDIVLPLVRPGMIAAFFLIFLPSLRELTVSIMLYAPTTRTIGVAIYTLNEDGETVRSAALAGIALILIVVGQTLINRFAEKGRE; this is encoded by the coding sequence ATGAACAGCATTGAGCGGCGCCGTGACTTCGGAACGGCACAGATTATTCTTTTCCTGTCCGTCGCTATACTGGTGGTGGTGGTGGCGGTTCCGGTTTTACTCATCTTTTTCAACGCCTTCTGGGTGAACGGGGAGTTCAACATCCGGGACGTCGCCCGAATCATCCAGGAGCCGGATACATGGCAGGCTCTCGTCAACTCTCTGATCATTGCGACGGGAACGACCATCGGTAGCACGATTGTCGGAACTTTTTTCGCCTGGTTGGTGACGCGCACAGATCTTCCGTACAAACGTTTCATGAAAAGCATGTTTCTCGTGCCTTTCATGTTGCCGTCCTTCATCGGCGCGCTCGCGTGGAAAATGCTGCTCTCACCCAGAGCGGGCTTCATCAACCGTTTTTTCATGACTCAGTTGGGGTTCGACGGACCGATTTTCAACATTTACAGCTATATGGGGATTATTCTGGTCGAGGTCATGTATCTCTTCCCCTTCGTTTTCATTCAGGTCTGCGGCGCTCTCGAACGCATGGACCCGACACTGGAGGAATCGGCTCGTATCTCCGGAGCGGGGCTTTTCACCATCACGCGGAAGATCACGATCCCGCTGGTGATGCCCAGTATTCTTTCGGGGGCGCTTCTCATCATGCTCTACTCGATGGCGCACTTCGGAACCGTTGCGGTGCTTGGAATCGAAAACGGCATTTTCAACATTCCGACGCTCATTTATCAGCGTATCCACCAGAGCGGGGGAAATTTCGCGTCCATCCGCACCGGGACGGTGCTCGCCACGGCGCTTGTCATTTCAGCTGCCCTCATCCTTTGGCTTCAGGGTAAAATCCTAAACCATGGCCACTACCAGATCATCGCGGGCAAAAGTTTCCGCCCAATGGAACTCAAGCTTCGCGCTCTGCGTTTTCCCCTGCTTCTCTTTTGTGTCGTCTACATCGGTTTCACCATCGTGCTACCGACCGTGGTCATCTTCCTGGTGGGTGGGCTCAGGACCTACGGGCTGCCCTTCACGTGGGAAAACCTCTCGCTGGACAATTACAAGTTCGTCCTCTTCAATTACAAACTCACGAAGGACGCCATCTGGAACAGCGTGACACTGGGTTTCTCCGCGGCGGTCATCACCATGTTCGCGGGGGTTATGATCTCCTACGTTATCGTGAAGATGAAGGTGCGCGGCAAGGGGATTCTGGAATTTTTGGGGATGCTGCCGTTCTCCGTGCCCGGCTCCGTCATCGCCTTGGGCGTTATCCTCGCCTGGAGCGGCAAATACGGCGTGAACCTCTACAACACCGTATGGATCATCCTCGTGGCCTACATTGCCCGCTACATGGCCTTCTCGCTCAGGGCGAACAGCGCGGCTCTCGAACAGGTGCACGATTCGCTGATGGAGGCCGCCCGCGTTTGCGGGGCAACGATGTGGCAAACGCTAAAGGACATCGTGCTGCCCCTCGTGCGGCCGGGCATGATCGCGGCCTTTTTCCTTATTTTTCTGCCGTCGTTGCGAGAACTTACGGTGTCCATCATGCTTTACGCGCCCACAACGCGCACCATCGGAGTGGCCATCTACACGCTGAACGAAGATGGGGAGACCGTCCGGTCGGCGGCGCTGGCGGGCATTGCCCTGATCCTCATCGTTGTTGGTCAGACACTGATCAACCGTTTTGCCGAGAAAGGCAGGGAATAA
- a CDS encoding AbrB family transcriptional regulator — MRVLGFPGGQVVAFCVAFMVGAVGYFVFRLLRVPNPALLGSMVATGALSVTGLYPPLNTRPVSFVANVLIGISIGRQIDRAVAKRMLRMIMPVAIQTVGMLLLSLICGLSMRLMSGLDLATSLISGAAGGIAEMVVFGMSIDASISVIAFVQLFRVVTFVALIPYLALVAEKITGISQESRSSNNAAKGTSLAFFAKQDYLKLVPLAFVGGAFAAWLKIPTGGMLGAMLVGGGLALLWGKRYRFDDRIRLMAQIGLGLVTGERITPQIAEQLGALFVPAIVVTFVMLLGCTLLAILLYKTSDWSLTTCLLCAAPAGLSQIASFAEEVGADPLTASVFHTARIVGIVTLYPWIVLPLAGS, encoded by the coding sequence GTGAGAGTATTGGGATTTCCAGGAGGACAGGTCGTCGCTTTTTGTGTCGCGTTTATGGTGGGTGCCGTCGGTTATTTTGTCTTTCGGCTTTTGCGGGTTCCCAATCCGGCGTTGTTGGGCTCCATGGTGGCAACAGGAGCTTTGAGCGTAACCGGCTTGTATCCTCCATTGAATACGAGACCCGTTTCGTTCGTCGCTAACGTTTTGATCGGCATCTCGATAGGGCGTCAGATCGATAGGGCAGTTGCCAAACGGATGCTACGCATGATCATGCCCGTGGCGATTCAAACAGTGGGGATGCTGCTTTTGTCTCTGATATGCGGATTGTCGATGCGTCTCATGAGCGGCCTAGACCTCGCGACCTCGCTCATCAGCGGCGCAGCGGGAGGAATCGCGGAAATGGTTGTCTTCGGTATGTCTATCGACGCGTCCATCTCTGTTATAGCGTTTGTCCAGCTTTTCAGAGTCGTCACCTTCGTGGCGTTGATCCCTTATCTCGCTCTCGTAGCCGAAAAAATCACGGGCATCTCCCAAGAGTCGCGTAGCTCGAATAATGCGGCGAAGGGTACGTCTCTCGCGTTTTTCGCGAAACAGGATTATCTGAAGCTGGTTCCCTTGGCCTTCGTAGGGGGAGCGTTCGCGGCGTGGCTTAAAATTCCCACGGGGGGCATGTTGGGAGCAATGCTTGTCGGAGGAGGGCTGGCTCTGCTCTGGGGCAAACGGTATCGATTTGATGATCGGATCCGCCTCATGGCGCAGATCGGGCTCGGCCTCGTGACCGGCGAGCGAATAACGCCGCAAATAGCCGAACAGCTCGGCGCTCTGTTCGTCCCGGCTATTGTTGTAACTTTTGTTATGCTGCTCGGTTGTACCCTGCTGGCCATTTTGCTTTATAAAACGTCGGATTGGAGCCTGACGACGTGCCTTCTCTGTGCCGCTCCGGCCGGCTTGAGCCAGATTGCCTCGTTCGCCGAGGAGGTTGGGGCTGACCCGCTCACCGCGTCCGTATTTCACACGGCCCGTATTGTTGGTATCGTTACGTTATACCCGTGGATTGTCCTGCCTTTGGCGGGTTCTTAG
- a CDS encoding tripartite tricarboxylate transporter permease yields MENFLISINALCSWEAILAIFVGVIWGTIGGIIPGINATIAMALLLPFTWGMEPHIAVMMLGGVYCGGEYGGSIPAILIGTPGTNAAAATVFDGFEMHKKGETGLALYLSLYSSVFGGLFGAISLMLLAIPLASIALAFGPAEYFMLALVGLTLICSLGEDNILKGIWAGLLGILLSCIGFDPFAGSPRFTFGSMNLSDGLEMVALMMGLFAISEVLQQAQNFDIKDTYVFDEKSDTSMPTWKTLRKYDKTNVLSSIIGVIVGAMPGAGATVASFISYSWFKKTSKDPDSFGKGNPVGVAAPEAANNAVTGGAMVPLLALGIPGSNSTAIMLGALMIHNVRPGPMLFIDHPEIPYGIFSSLLVANILMFFVGVVCIKGAIKLTSISKPALFAAIITLVFTGAYSFNAERFDVLVALLCGILGLCMRKFKLPHAATVLGFVLGFIMEANLRRALILTNGSYMGVFTNSKITIVLVLIALLSLLLPFLQPLRKKFVVSKTY; encoded by the coding sequence ATGGAAAACTTTCTTATCAGCATAAACGCGCTTTGCTCCTGGGAGGCTATCCTCGCCATCTTCGTGGGGGTCATATGGGGTACCATCGGCGGGATCATTCCCGGCATCAACGCCACGATCGCTATGGCCCTTCTGCTACCGTTTACCTGGGGAATGGAGCCTCACATCGCGGTGATGATGCTGGGCGGTGTTTACTGCGGCGGCGAATATGGCGGTTCAATACCGGCTATCCTGATCGGAACGCCGGGGACAAACGCCGCCGCCGCGACGGTGTTCGACGGATTCGAGATGCACAAAAAGGGGGAAACCGGACTCGCTCTTTATCTGTCGCTCTACTCGTCCGTATTCGGCGGGCTCTTCGGCGCGATTTCCCTTATGCTGCTGGCGATACCGCTGGCTTCGATAGCGCTGGCCTTCGGGCCGGCAGAGTACTTCATGCTGGCGTTGGTGGGGCTCACCTTGATTTGTTCTTTGGGGGAGGACAACATTCTCAAAGGAATATGGGCCGGGCTTCTGGGTATTCTGCTCTCATGTATTGGATTCGACCCGTTTGCCGGTTCGCCCAGATTTACTTTTGGCTCCATGAACCTTTCCGACGGGTTGGAGATGGTCGCCCTCATGATGGGACTTTTCGCCATATCGGAGGTCTTGCAGCAGGCGCAGAACTTTGACATCAAGGACACCTATGTTTTCGACGAAAAAAGCGACACTTCCATGCCGACGTGGAAGACCTTGAGAAAGTACGACAAGACCAATGTCCTGTCGTCGATCATAGGGGTTATCGTAGGCGCGATGCCGGGCGCTGGCGCTACGGTAGCGTCGTTCATCTCTTACAGTTGGTTCAAAAAAACAAGCAAAGACCCCGACTCCTTTGGCAAGGGCAATCCTGTGGGAGTGGCCGCTCCGGAAGCCGCCAACAACGCCGTCACGGGCGGCGCGATGGTTCCTTTGCTGGCCTTGGGTATCCCTGGTTCCAATTCCACAGCCATCATGCTGGGTGCGCTGATGATCCACAACGTCAGGCCGGGTCCCATGCTCTTCATTGACCATCCCGAAATTCCCTATGGCATCTTTTCGTCCCTGCTCGTCGCCAATATCTTGATGTTTTTCGTGGGCGTCGTCTGTATCAAGGGCGCGATCAAGCTCACGAGTATCTCGAAGCCGGCTCTTTTCGCCGCCATCATCACTCTGGTGTTCACCGGGGCGTATTCGTTCAACGCCGAGCGTTTCGATGTTCTAGTCGCACTTTTGTGCGGCATTCTTGGATTATGTATGCGTAAATTCAAGCTGCCCCACGCGGCAACAGTTTTGGGGTTTGTTCTGGGTTTCATCATGGAGGCAAACTTGAGGCGGGCTCTCATACTGACAAACGGTAGCTACATGGGGGTCTTTACCAACTCGAAAATTACGATAGTTCTCGTATTGATCGCTCTGCTGTCTCTTCTTTTACCGTTTTTACAACCGTTGCGCAAAAAATTCGTGGTCTCGAAAACGTATTGA
- the leuD gene encoding 3-isopropylmalate dehydratase small subunit (catalyzes the isomerization between 2-isopropylmalate and 3-isopropylmalate in leucine biosynthesis), translating to MNRCWKLGDNVATDELLPFQYMTLTKPSELGLHILENVRPGLAAKLSPGDILICGTNFGCGSSREHAPLALKGAGIGAVVAKSYARIFFRNCVNIGLPAVVCPSASEEIEEGESATLNLTAGKIETHSGKKFTFEPFPPFLMEYLLNGGLINTLNQSRNI from the coding sequence ATGAATCGCTGCTGGAAGCTGGGCGATAACGTAGCGACAGACGAGCTGCTACCCTTTCAGTACATGACCCTGACAAAACCGTCGGAGTTGGGGCTTCACATCCTCGAAAACGTCCGCCCTGGGTTAGCGGCGAAGCTCTCACCGGGCGACATTCTGATCTGCGGAACCAATTTCGGCTGCGGATCCAGCCGCGAGCACGCGCCCCTGGCTCTGAAGGGAGCGGGAATTGGAGCGGTCGTAGCCAAATCCTACGCGAGGATTTTTTTCAGGAATTGCGTCAACATAGGCTTACCCGCGGTGGTTTGCCCCTCCGCGAGCGAGGAGATCGAGGAAGGCGAATCCGCAACGCTGAACCTCACAGCCGGCAAGATAGAGACCCACAGCGGCAAAAAATTCACCTTCGAGCCATTTCCGCCGTTCCTTATGGAATACCTCTTGAACGGCGGTCTCATCAACACACTGAATCAGAGCCGAAATATCTGA
- a CDS encoding ABC transporter ATP-binding protein, protein MALAGLGRAQGFCFLRGQPDNIMDIIKIESIAKSYGKHQVHKNLDLSIRRGECFTLLGPSGCGKTVLLRLIAGFETPDSGKISIGETVVSDPGKNIHISPDSRGIGMVFQDYAVWPHMTVFDNVAYPLKLAQTPKDELTKRVMETIGLTGMSGLEKRLPSELSGGQQQRVALARALVARPSLMLLDEPLSNLDANLREEMRFEIKELQHKLDITVLYVTHDQEVALAISDRIAIMDGSGRVRQTGAPWEIFEQPADPFVFNFMGIANFVPVHVSAEREGMSYRVGNGTQVMPWIPPTDSTPNSGGVASGWVAGFRPSDVEIAREGVSGEQRSEGLRGVVRRASFLGAMIDYLIEVDGASLRTALETHEALSRGLMFDEGESCVVSFRNLLWFDAGTLSEVKS, encoded by the coding sequence ATGGCCTTGGCGGGTTTGGGCAGAGCCCAAGGTTTTTGTTTTTTGAGAGGACAGCCGGACAATATCATGGACATTATAAAAATTGAAAGTATCGCTAAAAGTTACGGCAAACATCAGGTTCATAAGAACCTCGACTTGTCGATCCGGCGCGGCGAGTGTTTCACTCTGTTGGGTCCCTCCGGGTGCGGTAAGACGGTTCTGCTCCGCCTAATCGCCGGCTTTGAGACGCCCGACTCCGGGAAGATAAGCATCGGCGAAACTGTGGTTTCGGATCCTGGAAAGAACATCCATATTTCCCCCGACAGTCGAGGAATCGGCATGGTTTTTCAGGACTACGCCGTGTGGCCGCACATGACGGTCTTCGACAACGTCGCTTACCCTCTCAAGCTGGCCCAAACCCCGAAAGACGAGCTGACAAAGAGAGTCATGGAAACCATCGGCCTGACGGGCATGAGCGGCCTGGAAAAGCGCCTGCCCTCCGAGCTTTCGGGCGGTCAACAACAGCGTGTGGCCTTGGCCCGCGCACTCGTCGCGCGCCCATCGCTCATGCTCCTAGACGAGCCTCTGAGCAATCTGGACGCCAACCTGAGAGAAGAAATGCGCTTCGAAATTAAAGAATTGCAGCATAAGCTTGATATTACGGTACTCTACGTCACGCATGATCAAGAAGTCGCGCTCGCCATCTCCGACCGGATCGCCATTATGGATGGCTCTGGCCGCGTCCGGCAGACTGGCGCTCCCTGGGAAATTTTCGAACAGCCTGCGGATCCTTTCGTGTTCAACTTCATGGGCATCGCCAACTTCGTTCCAGTACACGTTTCAGCAGAGCGCGAGGGCATGAGCTACCGCGTGGGAAACGGTACGCAGGTTATGCCGTGGATTCCTCCGACGGACTCCACGCCCAATTCGGGAGGGGTTGCGTCGGGATGGGTTGCGGGTTTCCGCCCTTCGGACGTGGAGATTGCTCGTGAGGGGGTTTCTGGAGAACAGCGTTCCGAGGGCTTGCGCGGCGTGGTTCGGCGGGCCAGCTTTTTAGGAGCCATGATAGATTACCTCATCGAGGTTGACGGCGCGAGCCTACGGACCGCACTGGAAACCCACGAGGCGCTGTCTAGAGGGTTGATGTTCGATGAGGGCGAAAGCTGCGTGGTGAGCTTTCGGAACCTGCTCTGGTTCGACGCCGGGACTTTGTCGGAGGTGAAGTCATGA
- a CDS encoding tripartite tricarboxylate transporter substrate binding protein — MKKVGSAVRRIALLVVIAMVASCGVAYAAEWPEKRIEMIWHSAGSGGDIFLRALAKAVSTKIPTPVIVNNITGASGANSWTHVARSKPDGYTIQGVSSTFIASPIVNNMKVSYKDFDAVARMFIDAVAIYVAADAPYQTLNDFLDDAKKRPGELKITGGTAGNIEFVATRELMKAAGVNVALVPFEGGGDGVVAVLGGHITAGVGEFAEMLSSVEGGKIRVLATFNKIPGYDYQTVAEAGFPQVTIEKFRGLIVSKGTPKEVLEKLREYFKAAYDNPDFKQYYESSHLVPAWLSGEEFYKVMEEQDAAIRTSLGK, encoded by the coding sequence ATGAAGAAAGTTGGAAGCGCAGTCAGGCGTATCGCGTTGCTGGTGGTCATCGCAATGGTGGCCTCATGCGGAGTCGCTTACGCGGCAGAGTGGCCCGAGAAGAGAATCGAAATGATTTGGCACTCGGCGGGGTCGGGTGGAGATATTTTCCTCAGAGCTCTCGCGAAGGCCGTAAGCACTAAGATTCCCACGCCGGTGATCGTAAACAACATCACGGGCGCGTCTGGGGCGAACTCCTGGACACACGTCGCCAGATCGAAACCCGACGGTTACACCATTCAGGGGGTATCATCGACATTCATAGCAAGCCCTATCGTTAACAATATGAAAGTGAGCTACAAGGACTTCGACGCCGTGGCGCGGATGTTCATTGACGCTGTCGCGATCTACGTGGCGGCTGATGCGCCGTACCAAACATTGAATGACTTCCTCGATGACGCGAAAAAACGCCCCGGCGAGCTGAAGATCACCGGCGGCACGGCTGGTAATATCGAATTTGTCGCCACGCGCGAGCTGATGAAAGCGGCGGGGGTCAATGTTGCGCTCGTGCCTTTCGAGGGTGGTGGAGACGGCGTGGTCGCGGTACTTGGCGGACACATAACGGCTGGTGTTGGGGAGTTCGCGGAGATGCTCTCGTCCGTGGAGGGCGGTAAGATTCGTGTTCTAGCCACATTCAACAAAATCCCCGGCTACGACTATCAAACTGTCGCGGAAGCGGGGTTTCCGCAGGTCACAATAGAAAAATTCCGCGGACTGATCGTCTCAAAGGGTACTCCCAAGGAAGTTCTGGAGAAATTGCGGGAATATTTCAAAGCGGCTTATGACAACCCGGATTTCAAACAATACTACGAAAGCTCGCACCTTGTCCCCGCGTGGCTTTCAGGGGAAGAATTCTACAAGGTGATGGAAGAGCAGGACGCGGCGATCCGTACATCGCTCGGTAAATAG
- a CDS encoding ABC transporter ATP-binding protein, which yields MSHVRLVNVTKRFGSVTAVDSLNMEIEKGECFSMLGPSGCGKTTTLRMVAGFEDLNDGEIHVGERLISSPKKNYYLPPEKRDFGMVFQAFAVWPHLSVYENVAFPLRIRKLPTSEIEKRAKDALASTNLTGAASDSPANLSGGGKQRVALARALAINPDVMLLDEPLSSLDPHLREEMRFEIKDLQRKYGFSIIYVTHDQSEAMALSDRILVMKLGVAQQIATPLEVYNNPANKFVFSFIGLSNFLEVVRSGDSVALREGSALPSELVPPKLIPGCADENAKTFLLASRPSEIDFVGEGGLRGVVTRRAFLGEIVDYRVEIDGQETRVQKGRRAPGPEVGETCGLRLLRPFWFAEDKDSR from the coding sequence ATGTCCCATGTGCGACTGGTGAATGTGACGAAACGTTTCGGCTCTGTGACCGCCGTGGACTCGCTAAACATGGAAATCGAAAAGGGAGAGTGTTTTTCCATGCTGGGTCCCTCCGGCTGCGGTAAGACGACGACCCTGCGCATGGTGGCGGGCTTCGAAGATCTGAACGACGGAGAAATTCATGTCGGTGAACGCTTGATCTCCTCCCCAAAGAAAAACTACTACCTACCTCCAGAAAAACGCGATTTTGGCATGGTGTTTCAGGCTTTCGCCGTGTGGCCGCACCTGTCGGTCTACGAGAACGTGGCTTTTCCGCTGCGTATTCGCAAACTTCCGACTTCGGAGATCGAAAAACGCGCAAAGGATGCCCTCGCGTCAACCAACTTGACGGGGGCCGCGAGCGACAGCCCGGCGAACCTCTCCGGTGGCGGCAAGCAGCGCGTGGCTCTGGCCCGAGCTCTAGCGATCAACCCAGACGTAATGCTTCTGGATGAGCCTCTTTCGAGCCTCGACCCTCACTTGCGCGAGGAAATGCGCTTTGAAATCAAAGACTTGCAGCGCAAATACGGCTTTTCTATTATCTACGTAACCCATGATCAATCCGAGGCGATGGCCCTCTCCGACCGCATCCTCGTAATGAAGCTCGGCGTCGCGCAACAGATTGCCACGCCGCTGGAGGTCTACAACAACCCAGCAAACAAGTTCGTGTTCAGCTTCATCGGGCTCTCCAATTTTCTAGAGGTTGTCCGGTCCGGCGACAGCGTCGCTCTTCGCGAAGGTAGTGCCCTGCCATCGGAATTGGTTCCACCGAAACTGATCCCAGGCTGCGCGGATGAGAACGCAAAAACTTTCTTGCTGGCGAGCCGACCGTCGGAGATTGATTTCGTCGGTGAGGGTGGGTTGAGGGGGGTTGTCACCCGCAGGGCTTTCTTGGGGGAGATCGTCGATTATCGGGTTGAGATCGACGGTCAGGAGACGCGCGTCCAGAAGGGCCGCCGCGCTCCCGGACCGGAGGTGGGCGAGACTTGTGGCCTGCGACTGCTCCGTCCTTTCTGGTTTGCCGAAGACAAAGATTCAAGATAA
- a CDS encoding methyl-accepting chemotaxis protein, translated as MSFLVLSIVSYKLSKNALTSSTIETAIATGYRYAEELKANMDLISGYLKVIANMQPIQEGKDKEQILAILSIMFDKIALCDVLFYAWPDGEALRSNNTIFDAGIREYFDKVKETKKPYVSDVLVARSSGKTSVVVCEPVMNGNEFAGMLGVTYNLERMDKLIENIEFKDTGYGCILDKTGLIISHPRFPEFVGKLNISSKRVDPTMNLGFNEIDDNLLSLFKQVSLNWTEAVRGNYFLRGIDYDCVLVPVNLQGGQHWAVGIAAPIAEVNKEVVTLFEVMAAISMGSIVLALFCTIVISRKVTRPISTIRDECLTMANGDLRKRPLNVYSNDEAGELAEGFAVMKKNLSNLITNVKSEAETLASSSVEFQAESQNCVENAEKMSQAMVEVADRAKIQADSMKNVFSIANEISGITQSVTALILDVHAIASKTSESATEGQNVVKQAMDQVQKVSAGSSAVEDAVRKLAEGYQEIREIVTLISSIARQTNLLALNAAIEAARAGQYGKGFSVVAEEVRSLAESSSRAVQEIALLISNNEQKMTQAVETAQSAKSDVTASIEAVNSAGKIFSRIVSSIFSLSGQIKEVSSSAEKISSDNQNLVALIGDIEEISGKNIAEVSDTIEQQLASIEAIASSSDTLTEVAI; from the coding sequence GTGTCTTTTCTAGTACTGTCGATCGTGAGTTACAAACTGTCTAAAAACGCTCTAACCTCCAGCACGATAGAAACCGCTATCGCGACTGGCTATCGTTACGCCGAAGAGCTCAAGGCCAATATGGACTTGATTTCGGGCTATCTCAAAGTCATAGCGAACATGCAACCCATACAGGAGGGCAAGGATAAAGAACAAATTCTAGCCATTCTGTCCATAATGTTCGACAAAATAGCCCTGTGCGACGTTCTTTTTTACGCCTGGCCAGACGGTGAAGCGCTTCGCTCGAACAACACGATATTCGATGCCGGCATACGGGAATATTTCGATAAAGTAAAGGAAACAAAAAAACCTTACGTTTCCGACGTTTTGGTAGCGAGATCGTCCGGGAAGACATCGGTCGTCGTTTGTGAACCCGTTATGAACGGCAACGAGTTTGCTGGAATGCTAGGAGTAACATATAACTTGGAAAGGATGGACAAGCTCATTGAGAATATCGAGTTCAAAGACACCGGCTATGGCTGCATTCTGGACAAAACGGGGCTTATCATTTCCCATCCCCGGTTTCCTGAATTTGTCGGAAAGCTGAACATCAGCTCGAAGCGTGTCGATCCGACAATGAACTTAGGTTTCAACGAGATTGACGACAATTTATTGTCCCTCTTTAAGCAAGTTTCTTTAAACTGGACTGAGGCGGTAAGGGGAAATTACTTCCTGCGCGGTATTGATTACGATTGCGTGCTGGTTCCCGTCAATCTTCAGGGGGGGCAGCACTGGGCTGTAGGCATAGCGGCCCCGATCGCGGAAGTCAACAAGGAGGTTGTAACGCTCTTTGAGGTTATGGCGGCTATCTCGATGGGGTCTATCGTCCTCGCTCTCTTTTGCACCATCGTTATCAGCAGGAAAGTCACTCGGCCCATTTCCACGATCAGGGACGAGTGCCTCACTATGGCAAACGGTGACCTCAGAAAGCGTCCGCTCAACGTCTATTCGAATGACGAGGCAGGAGAACTGGCAGAGGGGTTTGCCGTCATGAAAAAGAACTTGTCCAACCTCATAACGAATGTGAAGTCCGAGGCCGAAACATTGGCGTCCTCCAGCGTGGAATTTCAGGCTGAGTCGCAAAACTGCGTCGAGAACGCCGAGAAAATGAGCCAGGCGATGGTCGAGGTCGCGGATCGCGCGAAAATACAAGCCGACTCGATGAAAAACGTCTTTTCCATCGCGAACGAGATATCCGGCATTACCCAAAGCGTCACGGCTCTGATCCTGGATGTGCACGCCATCGCGTCGAAAACTTCGGAAAGCGCGACTGAGGGGCAGAACGTGGTGAAGCAAGCTATGGACCAGGTGCAGAAAGTGAGCGCTGGTTCCTCCGCTGTGGAGGACGCCGTCAGGAAACTTGCCGAGGGATATCAAGAGATAAGAGAAATCGTGACCCTGATTTCCTCCATAGCCAGGCAGACTAACCTGCTGGCGTTAAATGCCGCAATCGAAGCGGCTAGAGCCGGACAGTACGGCAAAGGCTTTTCTGTCGTCGCTGAGGAGGTTCGTAGTTTGGCGGAGAGTTCAAGCCGAGCGGTGCAAGAGATAGCGCTTCTCATTTCCAACAACGAACAGAAAATGACCCAGGCGGTGGAAACCGCGCAATCCGCAAAAAGTGATGTTACGGCGAGCATTGAGGCCGTCAATTCCGCGGGGAAAATTTTTTCTAGAATTGTCTCATCGATCTTTTCTTTGTCTGGCCAGATAAAGGAAGTATCTTCGTC
- a CDS encoding tripartite tricarboxylate transporter TctB family protein: protein MFKRNDWIFGLISLALGAATLYFARDVALVQSLDPAGPAAMPTIIAWIMVAIGAVHIWGAWNIIKKNPSAAEVEENSGMSRIVIICVACLVYYFFLDDIGYIVMTPLLMIVVMASVGSRDVKKILGMSLGTTAVLFCIFYFLLKVNMPLGILQPFFN, encoded by the coding sequence TTGTTCAAACGAAATGACTGGATTTTTGGTTTGATATCTCTGGCACTTGGAGCAGCGACGTTGTACTTTGCCCGCGATGTCGCGTTGGTGCAGTCGCTGGACCCTGCCGGACCGGCTGCCATGCCGACCATCATCGCGTGGATCATGGTAGCGATAGGCGCTGTGCACATTTGGGGAGCTTGGAACATAATCAAAAAAAATCCCTCTGCGGCTGAAGTGGAAGAAAACAGCGGCATGTCTAGGATCGTTATCATCTGCGTCGCCTGCCTAGTCTATTATTTTTTCCTCGACGACATCGGTTATATCGTGATGACTCCCCTTCTGATGATCGTCGTTATGGCAAGCGTCGGCTCGCGCGACGTTAAAAAAATACTGGGAATGTCGCTGGGCACGACGGCTGTGCTGTTTTGTATCTTTTATTTTCTCCTCAAAGTCAACATGCCGCTTGGAATTTTGCAGCCGTTTTTTAATTGA